From Sporosarcina sp. 6E9, a single genomic window includes:
- a CDS encoding sugar phosphate isomerase/epimerase, translating to MKLGLSSYSLLGAFNRKEMTIIDAIQWVADQGGEHIEIVPNLGFSFEEDPTLIDKVREKANEVGIELSNYAIGANFITDNEEDYQAEIVRVKKEVDIANQLGIKFMRHDVASRPIPETTIQQFEADLPQLIEACREIADYANQYGIITSVENHGYYIQASDRVQSLVSHVDRPNFKTTLDIGNFLCVDEDPVVATKNNIELASIVHFKDFFHRPAKLNPGEGWMQTASGNYLRGTIVGHGDIDIREVMRIVKGSGFDGYISVEFEGMEDCKQASKIGMANVRRLWDEI from the coding sequence ATGAAACTTGGTTTGAGTTCTTACAGTCTTTTAGGTGCATTCAATCGTAAGGAAATGACGATTATTGATGCAATCCAGTGGGTGGCAGATCAAGGTGGGGAACATATTGAGATTGTTCCTAATCTTGGTTTTAGCTTTGAAGAGGATCCAACATTAATAGATAAGGTTCGTGAAAAGGCTAATGAAGTAGGGATTGAACTTTCAAACTACGCAATTGGTGCGAATTTTATTACCGATAACGAAGAGGATTATCAGGCAGAAATTGTACGCGTCAAGAAAGAAGTCGACATTGCAAATCAACTAGGCATTAAGTTTATGCGTCATGACGTTGCATCCCGTCCAATCCCTGAAACAACAATCCAACAATTCGAAGCGGATTTACCCCAATTGATAGAAGCTTGTAGGGAAATTGCTGATTATGCCAATCAGTACGGTATCATAACGAGCGTGGAAAATCATGGGTACTATATTCAAGCAAGTGACAGGGTTCAATCATTGGTTAGTCATGTAGACCGACCAAACTTTAAAACAACATTAGACATAGGTAACTTTTTATGTGTAGACGAGGATCCAGTTGTTGCGACAAAAAATAATATTGAATTAGCTTCGATTGTACATTTCAAAGACTTTTTCCATCGCCCTGCAAAACTTAATCCTGGTGAAGGGTGGATGCAAACTGCTTCTGGAAACTATTTAAGGGGCACGATTGTTGGGCATGGGGATATTGATATTAGAGAAGTCATGCGTATTGTCAAAGGGTCTGGGTTCGATGGGTATATTTCTGTTGAATTTGAGGGGATGGAAGACTGTAAACAAGCATCCAAAATAGGTATGGCAAATGTTCGCCGATTATGGGATGAAATTTAA
- a CDS encoding sugar phosphate isomerase/epimerase yields MKLGVFTVLFAEKSFEEMLDHVQAAGLQAVEIGTGGYPGNSHCDLDALLESEKKREEYLEQVHSRGLTISAFSCHGNPVSPDHEFAKASDDVLRKTIVLANLLDVPVVNTFSGTPGDHEEAKYPNWPITPWPTEYSDILTWQWQEKLVPYWKEIGQLAEENDVKIGLELHGGFLVHTPHTMLKLRELTSPAIGANLDPSHLWWQGIDPVAAIKILGKENAIHHFHAKDTYIDQENVNMYGLTDMQPYGDVQSRAWTFRSVGCGHSIQEWSDMMSALRTYGYDYVVSIEHEDPLMSIDEGFTRAVTNLKSVLINEQPTDMWWA; encoded by the coding sequence ATGAAACTAGGTGTATTTACAGTATTATTTGCAGAAAAATCATTTGAAGAAATGCTCGATCATGTTCAAGCAGCTGGTTTACAAGCTGTTGAAATTGGTACTGGTGGTTATCCGGGGAACTCACATTGTGATTTAGACGCGTTACTTGAAAGTGAAAAGAAACGTGAAGAATATCTTGAACAAGTGCATTCACGTGGTTTGACAATCAGTGCATTTAGCTGTCACGGAAATCCGGTTTCGCCTGATCATGAATTTGCAAAAGCTTCTGATGATGTATTAAGAAAAACAATCGTGTTAGCCAACTTATTAGACGTCCCTGTTGTCAACACATTTTCTGGAACACCTGGAGATCATGAGGAAGCGAAATATCCAAACTGGCCTATCACACCTTGGCCAACAGAATATAGTGATATTTTAACGTGGCAATGGCAAGAGAAACTGGTCCCTTATTGGAAAGAAATCGGACAACTCGCTGAGGAAAATGATGTAAAAATCGGTTTGGAATTGCATGGCGGATTTTTAGTTCACACACCGCACACGATGCTTAAATTGAGAGAGTTAACTTCACCGGCGATTGGCGCGAACCTAGATCCAAGTCATCTTTGGTGGCAAGGAATTGACCCAGTTGCTGCAATTAAGATTTTAGGAAAAGAAAATGCAATTCATCATTTCCATGCAAAAGATACATATATTGACCAAGAAAATGTCAATATGTACGGTTTGACAGATATGCAACCTTACGGAGATGTACAATCACGTGCGTGGACGTTCCGTTCCGTAGGATGTGGACATAGTATTCAAGAATGGTCAGATATGATGAGTGCACTACGCACGTATGGTTACGACTATGTTGTGAGTATCGAACATGAAGATCCGTTAATGTCTATTGATGAAGGGTTTACACGTGCGGTTACAAACTTAAAATCGGTATTAATTAACGAACAACCTACTGATATGTGGTGGGCATAA
- a CDS encoding Gfo/Idh/MocA family protein, with protein sequence MTKVIKIGIIGGGGIAGSHANAYLAMEGVQIVGVADVVPGKAQQFIDELGIEGALAFEDHKKMLELDIDGVSICTPNAFHHITSIDALRAGKHVLVEKPLAVTLEQGIEMVQVANETGKMLSVGFQPRYDPNMQHVKRIVQSGELGDVYYVEVGGGRRRGMPGGTFISKQLAGVGAMADIGTYSLDLALNALGHPKPLTVSAFTSNYFGTNSKYHPEAEKFEVEDFGVAMIRLEGGIVLNFKISWAMHMDTLGPTIFLGKDGGLKLTTAGSGPWSGVWDGGIGSMSIFHDTDKEQTETIIPLEEHTLNIFDEKVRDFVVAIQEGKPAPIPGEEILVNQAIIDAIFRSSREGREVEVQLPEL encoded by the coding sequence ATGACAAAAGTGATTAAAATTGGCATTATTGGTGGCGGAGGAATTGCAGGAAGCCATGCAAATGCTTATTTGGCAATGGAAGGTGTTCAAATTGTAGGCGTAGCTGATGTAGTACCTGGGAAAGCCCAACAATTTATTGATGAATTGGGAATTGAGGGGGCACTAGCGTTTGAGGATCATAAGAAAATGCTTGAGCTAGATATAGATGGTGTAAGTATTTGTACGCCAAACGCATTCCATCATATAACAAGTATTGATGCTCTGCGTGCTGGCAAACATGTGCTTGTTGAAAAACCTTTAGCGGTTACACTTGAGCAAGGAATTGAAATGGTACAAGTAGCGAATGAGACAGGTAAAATGCTATCTGTAGGTTTCCAACCTCGCTATGATCCAAATATGCAACATGTAAAAAGGATTGTTCAGTCAGGGGAGCTTGGAGACGTATACTATGTAGAAGTAGGTGGCGGACGTCGTCGTGGTATGCCGGGAGGAACATTTATCAGTAAACAGTTGGCAGGTGTTGGCGCGATGGCTGATATTGGAACGTATTCGCTCGATCTTGCTTTAAATGCGTTAGGCCATCCAAAACCACTAACTGTTTCGGCATTTACATCAAATTACTTTGGTACAAATTCAAAGTATCATCCTGAAGCAGAAAAGTTTGAAGTAGAGGACTTTGGGGTCGCGATGATTCGCTTAGAAGGTGGTATCGTTCTAAACTTTAAAATCTCATGGGCAATGCATATGGATACATTAGGACCAACGATTTTCCTTGGTAAAGATGGTGGCTTAAAGCTCACAACAGCTGGAAGTGGTCCATGGAGCGGTGTTTGGGACGGTGGCATAGGATCAATGAGTATATTCCATGACACAGATAAAGAACAAACAGAAACAATCATACCTTTAGAAGAGCATACGCTTAACATTTTTGATGAAAAAGTACGTGATTTCGTTGTCGCCATTCAAGAAGGTAAGCCAGCCCCTATTCCAGGAGAAGAAATTCTGGTCAACCAAGCAATTATTGACGCGATATTTCGATCGTCTAGGGAAGGAAGAGAAGTCGAGGTTCAGCTTCCAGAACTATAA
- a CDS encoding LacI family DNA-binding transcriptional regulator yields the protein MSATIQEVAKKSGVSVATVSRVINNPSLVREATRVKVQRIIEELNYEPSVLGRNLRTAKSRLLLTLIPSISNPFYIEIINGIENAAIEQGYNILLCETGSNPIKENIYFNLLKSQLADGIISMDPTVDRTKLLELADRYPVVQCSEYDEGGNISYVSIDNELAAYHAVRYLIKIGHKKIALLNSHNKFLYARQRRQGFEKALNESNLTVNTDWIYNTDNLGFEHGQRAMRHLLSLPDKPTAIFAVSDILAIGALKEINSRGLHVPDDIALIGFDKISFSNMTHPTLTTISQPGYEMGFTSAKMLIDKIKGVEVDSVLLDHELIIRDST from the coding sequence ATGTCCGCCACGATACAAGAAGTTGCTAAAAAATCGGGGGTCTCCGTCGCTACGGTTTCACGGGTCATTAATAATCCAAGCCTTGTAAGAGAAGCAACCAGGGTAAAAGTACAAAGAATCATTGAAGAACTAAACTATGAACCGAGCGTACTTGGACGTAATTTACGTACTGCTAAAAGTAGACTACTCTTGACGCTCATTCCAAGTATATCCAACCCGTTTTATATTGAAATCATTAATGGAATCGAAAATGCTGCAATCGAGCAAGGATATAATATCCTTCTATGTGAAACAGGTTCAAATCCTATTAAAGAGAACATTTATTTTAATCTACTTAAAAGTCAACTAGCAGATGGCATTATTTCAATGGATCCAACCGTTGACAGAACTAAACTACTTGAGCTTGCAGATAGGTATCCCGTCGTACAATGTAGTGAGTACGATGAAGGGGGTAATATCTCATATGTATCCATCGATAATGAACTGGCTGCTTACCATGCAGTGCGTTATTTAATTAAAATCGGACATAAAAAAATTGCCCTGCTTAATTCGCATAATAAATTTTTATATGCCCGGCAACGTCGTCAAGGCTTTGAAAAAGCTTTGAATGAATCTAATTTAACGGTGAATACTGACTGGATATACAATACGGATAATTTAGGATTTGAACATGGCCAACGAGCAATGCGCCACCTGCTTTCACTCCCTGATAAGCCGACTGCTATTTTTGCAGTCTCTGACATTCTTGCGATTGGCGCACTAAAGGAAATTAATAGTAGAGGATTACACGTTCCGGATGACATCGCCCTCATTGGTTTTGATAAAATTAGTTTTTCCAACATGACCCATCCAACATTGACGACAATCTCTCAACCAGGGTATGAAATGGGCTTCACATCAGCAAAAATGCTCATCGATAAAATTAAAGGTGTTGAGGTGGATAGTGTTTTATTAGACCATGAATTAATCATTCGTGATTCAACATAA
- a CDS encoding sugar phosphate isomerase/epimerase, with translation MGKLGLQLYSIKEAAEKDFLGTLEQVAEMGYEGVQFAGFFNHTANEVKAKMDELGIKAAGAHVPIEDLQGDLDELLIYHNTIGNRLLICPWLADDMRTTADDYKRTAELFNSVGERLSKEGFAFGYHNHAFEFDLHDGKTGFDILYENTNPQYVKMELDCFWATNAGYDPVEIIKKNADRCVSLHIKDLKLVQGNPVSTELGTGTIDIARLIRTGNDHQVDWFVVEQEDFTGDPVESAAQNAKALKEIIESV, from the coding sequence ATGGGGAAATTAGGACTACAATTATATTCGATTAAAGAAGCTGCTGAGAAAGATTTTTTAGGTACACTGGAACAAGTTGCTGAGATGGGGTATGAAGGTGTTCAATTCGCTGGGTTCTTTAATCATACTGCAAATGAAGTAAAAGCTAAAATGGATGAACTTGGTATTAAGGCAGCAGGTGCACATGTTCCAATTGAAGATTTACAAGGTGATTTAGATGAGTTGCTCATTTATCACAATACGATAGGCAACCGTCTACTAATTTGTCCATGGCTAGCAGATGATATGCGGACGACGGCTGATGATTATAAAAGAACAGCTGAATTATTCAACAGTGTAGGCGAAAGATTATCTAAAGAAGGATTTGCGTTTGGTTATCATAACCATGCCTTTGAATTTGATTTACATGACGGGAAGACTGGTTTTGATATCCTGTATGAAAATACGAATCCACAGTATGTCAAAATGGAATTAGATTGTTTTTGGGCGACGAACGCGGGCTATGATCCTGTCGAGATTATTAAGAAAAATGCAGACCGATGTGTTTCTTTACACATAAAAGACCTCAAATTAGTTCAGGGGAATCCGGTTTCTACAGAACTTGGTACAGGAACGATTGATATTGCCCGTTTAATCAGAACTGGTAATGATCATCAAGTGGACTGGTTTGTTGTAGAACAAGAAGATTTTACGGGAGATCCAGTAGAGAGTGCTGCACAGAACGCTAAAGCATTAAAGGAAATTATTGAGTCAGTTTAA
- a CDS encoding Gfo/Idh/MocA family protein, producing the protein MLKVGVIGVGSISEMHITSYLNNKEVELVAFCDIHEGRLAEKGKLFGVDQLYTSHQELLENPEIDAVSICTWNNSHAEIAVAALQAGKHVLVEKPVSMTVEEALMVEEVAKKSGKLVQVGFVRRHADNAKILKQFIDNDELGNIYYSKVSYLRRLGNPGGWFSDQTKSGGGPLIDLGVHVIDIAWYLMGKPRPVSVSGNTYRKLGNRNNVENLSFYQAADYDPTLNDVEDLTNALIRFENGASLYVDVSYALHAKEDETSVKLFGDKGGAEIEPALALVTEKHNTILNIAPQIDSLGFDFAKSFANEINHFVDCCQSGEESIAPIADGVEVMKMLNAIYESAKTGKEVYL; encoded by the coding sequence ATGTTAAAAGTTGGCGTTATTGGAGTCGGATCAATTTCAGAGATGCACATCACTTCTTATTTAAATAATAAGGAAGTAGAACTGGTCGCATTCTGTGATATTCATGAAGGACGTCTTGCTGAAAAAGGAAAGTTATTTGGTGTTGACCAATTGTATACTAGCCACCAGGAACTCTTGGAAAATCCAGAGATCGACGCAGTTAGTATTTGTACATGGAATAATAGTCATGCGGAGATTGCTGTTGCAGCACTACAGGCTGGTAAGCATGTCCTAGTCGAAAAACCAGTGAGTATGACAGTTGAGGAAGCGCTTATGGTTGAAGAGGTGGCTAAAAAGTCAGGGAAACTTGTTCAAGTTGGCTTTGTGAGGCGTCACGCTGATAATGCGAAAATCTTGAAGCAATTTATCGATAATGATGAGCTTGGTAATATCTATTATTCAAAAGTATCTTACTTAAGACGTCTGGGCAATCCTGGTGGTTGGTTTAGTGATCAAACGAAATCCGGTGGAGGCCCACTTATTGATCTGGGTGTACATGTCATTGATATTGCTTGGTATTTAATGGGGAAACCACGTCCGGTGTCAGTAAGCGGAAATACATATCGTAAACTGGGTAACCGTAACAACGTTGAAAATCTAAGTTTTTATCAAGCGGCAGATTATGATCCGACGCTAAATGATGTGGAAGATCTAACAAATGCACTCATTCGTTTTGAAAATGGTGCATCACTCTATGTTGACGTGAGCTACGCGCTACATGCAAAAGAAGATGAAACATCAGTGAAGTTATTTGGTGACAAAGGCGGCGCAGAAATTGAGCCAGCATTGGCACTTGTTACAGAAAAACATAATACAATTTTAAATATTGCGCCTCAAATTGATTCATTGGGTTTCGACTTCGCAAAATCATTTGCAAATGAAATCAATCATTTTGTGGACTGCTGTCAATCAGGTGAAGAATCAATCGCGCCGATTGCTGATGGTGTTGAAGTTATGAAAATGTTAAATGCGATTTATGAGTCCGCGAAAACCGGAAAAGAAGTGTATTTATAA
- a CDS encoding Gfo/Idh/MocA family protein: MIKVALLSRWHVHADDYARDIKEINDLSIEMVWDEEVERGEGWANELNVPFEKDLQAVLSNPDIDAVVVNTPTNMHKEVIIAAAKHKKHIFTEKVLAFTVRDCEEIFAAVEEAGVELMVSLPRLTDNNFLYAEKSINEGWIGKLTMVRCRFAHNGGVAPEGQANGWLPARFYDKEQAGGGAMMDLGAHPIYLTNRLAGKAAGVYARLHKEGNTTVDDNSALLVDYESGALGIIETSFVSNGSPFQLEVYGTEGTLLISDDKIQINSANVESKALTEVLPSLPMPMVQWVDSIKTGATPTITKEDVLKLTAINEAAIISHEEGRRIEL, from the coding sequence ATGATTAAGGTAGCGCTATTAAGTAGATGGCATGTACATGCAGATGATTATGCACGAGACATTAAAGAAATCAATGACTTATCAATTGAAATGGTTTGGGATGAAGAAGTAGAACGTGGTGAAGGATGGGCAAATGAACTGAATGTTCCATTTGAAAAAGATCTACAAGCAGTTTTATCTAATCCAGATATAGATGCAGTTGTTGTCAATACACCGACAAATATGCATAAAGAAGTTATCATTGCAGCAGCAAAGCATAAAAAACATATTTTCACTGAGAAAGTCTTGGCATTTACAGTAAGAGATTGCGAGGAAATTTTTGCAGCAGTTGAGGAAGCTGGAGTAGAGCTAATGGTTTCTTTACCAAGACTCACAGACAATAACTTCCTTTACGCAGAAAAGTCGATTAACGAGGGATGGATTGGAAAGTTAACAATGGTTCGTTGTCGCTTTGCTCATAACGGCGGTGTTGCTCCAGAAGGACAAGCGAATGGATGGTTACCGGCACGTTTCTACGATAAAGAACAAGCGGGCGGAGGCGCAATGATGGATCTTGGCGCACACCCGATTTATCTAACAAACCGCTTAGCAGGAAAAGCAGCTGGTGTATATGCACGTCTTCACAAAGAAGGGAATACTACTGTAGATGATAACTCTGCACTTCTAGTAGATTATGAATCAGGCGCACTAGGGATTATTGAAACAAGTTTCGTATCAAACGGAAGCCCATTCCAACTAGAAGTATACGGAACTGAAGGAACGCTTTTAATCAGTGATGATAAGATTCAGATTAATAGTGCAAATGTTGAATCAAAAGCGTTAACTGAAGTATTACCAAGTTTACCGATGCCAATGGTACAGTGGGTAGATTCAATTAAAACAGGGGCAACACCAACAATTACAAAAGAAGATGTTCTCAAATTAACAGCAATAAATGAAGCTGCAATCATATCGCATGAAGAGGGTCGCAGAATCGAGTTATAA
- a CDS encoding Gfo/Idh/MocA family protein: MTKKLKLGIIGCGGIANGKHLPSLSKLDTVELVAFCDIKIQKAEKAAKQYGTEGAKVYEDYKELLSDSSIDVVHVLTPNISHAEISIAAMEADKHVLCEKPMAKTSAEAKEMLEVAERTGKKLTIGYDNRFRPDSQHLHKVTSRGDLGEIYFAKAHAIRRRAVPTWGVFLDEEKQGGGPLIDIGTHALDLTLWMMNNYKPKSVMGSVYHKLGKKENAANAWGPWDPEKFTVEDSAFGFITMENGATISLEASWALNTLDVDEAKCSLSGTEGGADMKDGLRINGEDMGNLYATKVELGSGGVAYYDGASESNADLEARLWIESIINDTEPTVKPEQAYVVTQILEAIYESAKTGKAVYFD, from the coding sequence ATGACTAAAAAACTTAAATTGGGTATTATCGGCTGTGGGGGTATTGCGAATGGTAAACACCTTCCAAGTCTAAGTAAGCTCGATACTGTAGAACTTGTTGCATTTTGTGATATTAAAATTCAAAAAGCTGAAAAAGCAGCGAAGCAATATGGAACTGAAGGTGCAAAAGTTTATGAAGATTATAAAGAGCTACTAAGCGATAGTTCAATTGATGTTGTACACGTTTTAACACCGAATATTTCTCATGCTGAAATTTCAATTGCAGCCATGGAAGCTGACAAACATGTTCTATGTGAAAAGCCAATGGCAAAAACATCTGCAGAAGCGAAAGAAATGCTTGAAGTTGCTGAGCGTACTGGTAAAAAGCTAACAATTGGTTATGACAATCGTTTTAGACCTGATAGCCAACATTTACATAAGGTCACAAGCCGTGGTGATCTAGGTGAGATATACTTTGCTAAAGCACATGCAATTCGTAGACGTGCTGTTCCAACATGGGGAGTATTCTTAGATGAAGAAAAACAAGGTGGGGGTCCGTTAATCGATATCGGTACTCACGCGCTGGATTTAACACTATGGATGATGAACAACTACAAACCAAAATCGGTTATGGGTTCTGTTTATCATAAACTAGGCAAGAAAGAAAATGCTGCAAATGCATGGGGACCGTGGGATCCAGAGAAATTTACGGTCGAAGATTCTGCATTTGGATTCATCACAATGGAGAATGGTGCAACAATTAGTTTAGAGGCAAGTTGGGCACTGAATACACTAGATGTTGATGAAGCAAAGTGTTCCCTAAGTGGTACCGAAGGCGGAGCCGATATGAAAGATGGTTTGCGCATTAACGGTGAAGATATGGGGAATCTATATGCAACGAAAGTAGAGTTAGGTTCAGGTGGGGTTGCCTATTATGATGGGGCATCGGAAAGTAATGCAGACCTAGAAGCACGCTTGTGGATTGAAAGCATCATTAATGACACAGAGCCAACTGTAAAACCTGAACAGGCTTATGTTGTAACACAAATTCTAGAAGCAATTTACGAATCAGCTAAAACTGGAAAAGCAGTTTACTTTGACTGA
- a CDS encoding YesL family protein, whose translation MFNNIIEGILGIGNWCAKIIYLHFLWIIFTLLGLIVFGAMPATTAVFYVIRKWLEEDIDAPIFKNFYRSYKDHFVKSNGLGIILVGMGLFLYYDYSISKMEIGIPFLHFIILVIGFLYFITLLYFFPVFVRYEFKFFDYYKKPFQLALGRPFETLAMIISFVLLYYFFHIFPLFFVVAGVPLIAYPSMWFAHRAFSQIEAGAA comes from the coding sequence ATGTTTAACAATATTATTGAAGGAATTCTTGGGATAGGTAATTGGTGTGCCAAAATAATCTATCTTCATTTTTTATGGATTATTTTTACGTTACTTGGGCTTATTGTTTTTGGAGCGATGCCAGCGACTACAGCAGTATTTTACGTAATTCGAAAATGGCTAGAAGAAGATATCGATGCCCCTATATTTAAAAACTTCTATAGGAGTTACAAAGATCATTTTGTGAAATCTAATGGCCTTGGTATTATCCTTGTGGGTATGGGGTTATTTCTTTATTACGACTATAGTATTTCGAAAATGGAGATTGGAATCCCTTTTCTTCACTTCATCATATTGGTAATTGGATTTCTTTACTTCATCACGCTTTTATACTTTTTTCCAGTGTTTGTTCGCTATGAGTTTAAGTTTTTTGACTATTATAAAAAACCATTTCAACTTGCACTTGGGCGTCCATTTGAAACATTGGCGATGATTATCAGTTTTGTTTTATTGTATTATTTCTTTCATATTTTCCCGTTATTTTTTGTCGTTGCAGGTGTACCATTGATTGCCTATCCTTCAATGTGGTTTGCGCACAGGGCTTTCTCGCAGATTGAAGCTGGGGCTGCTTAA
- a CDS encoding extracellular solute-binding protein — MKKLKFLAVFVLLIGLLAACSSDKKEKEVISAEPDDNFNAEGYPIVDEKITISMFGTKVGDEYWKDMEFFKAMEEKTNINFEFRTPNLDSLATQKNLMFASGDYSEILFAADLSNEEQIKNGGQGTLIPLEDLIEEYAPNIKKMFDENPEVKKSVTARDGHIYALPQVSQGENWYRGPLWYNAKFLDALNVTELPETTDEMYELLKRFRDEDPNGNGKADEIPLTANGMNDVRQFFLGAFGVLDSATGAYVADDKVQYSRNQPGYKAYLEYMKLLYDEKLFDSESFSQTDEQKKGKGQENRVGLFADWFPFFTLGTPENGTENPMMVPIKSDMVDEPTIPMGSGITAGTFAITDKNKYPAASIRWIDFLYSEEGYAMLNMGPEGVFWSWADEEKTIRKQNETPGEFTSSEDWRGSLTPDYGIATPKLAFDLQFEEENEFADWIREETVEKIHPVGHVPLPPLFLTDEEQKEINRIRTDIDSYVEQMEAKFITGQEPMENWDKYLETLDKMKVDRLVELYDQAYQDYNSN, encoded by the coding sequence TTGAAAAAACTTAAGTTTCTAGCTGTTTTTGTTTTACTAATTGGTTTATTAGCTGCTTGTAGTTCGGACAAGAAAGAAAAAGAAGTCATATCAGCTGAGCCAGACGATAACTTCAATGCTGAAGGTTATCCAATCGTTGATGAGAAAATTACAATCTCAATGTTTGGTACAAAGGTTGGGGATGAATATTGGAAGGACATGGAGTTTTTCAAGGCAATGGAAGAGAAAACAAATATAAATTTTGAATTCAGAACGCCAAATCTTGATAGTCTTGCAACGCAGAAAAACCTCATGTTCGCAAGTGGCGACTATAGCGAAATCTTATTTGCTGCTGATTTATCCAATGAAGAGCAGATTAAAAATGGGGGACAAGGTACGTTAATCCCACTTGAAGATTTAATCGAAGAATATGCGCCAAACATTAAAAAGATGTTTGATGAAAATCCAGAAGTTAAAAAGTCTGTTACAGCAAGAGATGGTCATATATACGCTTTACCACAAGTTTCACAAGGTGAAAACTGGTACCGTGGACCATTATGGTATAACGCTAAATTCTTAGATGCATTGAATGTAACTGAATTACCAGAAACGACGGATGAAATGTATGAACTATTAAAACGTTTCCGAGATGAAGATCCAAATGGCAACGGTAAAGCAGATGAAATTCCACTAACAGCCAATGGTATGAATGATGTTCGGCAGTTCTTTCTTGGGGCATTTGGTGTGCTTGATAGCGCGACAGGTGCTTACGTAGCCGATGATAAGGTTCAATATAGCCGGAACCAACCAGGCTATAAAGCTTATTTGGAATATATGAAGTTGTTATATGATGAAAAACTATTCGACTCAGAAAGTTTTTCCCAAACAGATGAGCAGAAAAAAGGTAAAGGTCAAGAAAATAGAGTTGGATTATTTGCAGATTGGTTCCCATTCTTTACGTTAGGAACACCTGAAAATGGAACTGAAAACCCAATGATGGTTCCAATTAAGAGCGACATGGTTGATGAGCCAACGATTCCAATGGGGTCTGGTATTACGGCAGGTACATTCGCAATTACTGATAAAAATAAGTACCCTGCAGCAAGTATTCGTTGGATTGATTTCTTATATTCCGAGGAAGGATATGCAATGCTTAACATGGGTCCAGAGGGAGTATTCTGGAGTTGGGCAGACGAGGAAAAAACAATTAGAAAGCAAAATGAAACACCTGGTGAATTCACATCATCAGAAGATTGGCGCGGGTCACTTACGCCAGATTACGGAATTGCAACACCGAAGCTTGCATTCGATTTACAATTTGAAGAAGAGAATGAGTTCGCCGATTGGATTCGAGAAGAAACTGTAGAAAAGATTCACCCTGTTGGACATGTACCGCTACCACCATTGTTCTTAACAGATGAAGAGCAAAAAGAAATTAATAGAATTAGAACAGACATCGATTCATATGTAGAACAAATGGAAGCGAAATTTATCACAGGACAAGAACCAATGGAAAACTGGGATAAATACTTGGAAACACTTGATAAGATGAAAGTGGACAGACTAGTTGAATTATATGATCAAGCATACCAGGACTATAATTCAAACTAA